GCCCCCCGGCCCCGTGCAGCGCTCCGACGGGGGCTCCGCGTGCCCGCGGGTGTGAGCGCAGCTGGGCAGACGGGGGAGCCGACCCCGGTGCCAGATGGGCACGCGGCTGGGACGGCCCCGCTCTGCCATCTCCCGTCCCTGAGGGACGAGTGGCCTGTGTGCCGCTGCTGGAGAAGGCCGACGCACGAGGGCGTGAGCCCAACACGGAAACGGGCTTCAAGCCTCCACCGCCCCGGACGGTGCGGATCACACGGCCCCTCCTGCAGCGGGAGGGGAGTGAGTATTTGCCAAATAATCGAAGCGTTATGTCCGCCGTGAAGGAGGTCCCTCCCCGGCTCAAGAAAAGACGGGTCTTTATTGACCGGGTTTTGTAGGAACATGTATCGTTTTGTCCAGCAGCACTTCCCTTTTATTCTGAGGGGTCGTCCGCTCCACGGCCCCCATCACGCGGTCCCGGCTGGAGGTACGTGCTCGGCCGCGAACCCTCCAAACCCTGAGTACAGCTGACGGATGGGGCAGGCACCTGACCTCCGCACAACCGGAACCCTCCCTCGAGGCTTTAAGCGCTGAAACGCGGTGCGGCCGACACCGCCCTCCCCGGCGCCCAGGCTCCGGCGACGGGGCCGCACGGGCTGTGTCACCCGGGAGAGGAAGTCGGCGAGCACGAACGGAACCCACACGCAGGGAGGAGGGGTGACAGGGACGGAGTGTCCTCGTCGCCCTCAAGTCCTTGGTTCCAGGGGTTTCTCGATCAATTCTTCTTTTTGTCAAAatcaaaattgtgtttttttatgaACAGGTTTCAAACAAACGTGTCTCCCCATCACGACGCCATCAGGAGAACTCAGGCTGTGGTGTCGCCGAGAACATTCCTGAAAGAAGTCAGGACACAGGTTTTCCGAGATGCAGCGAGGCTCGGTGTTCCTCCCTTCCCGGCGTGGGATGGTCACCCCCTGACCTCTGCTCTTCCGGGTCACGGGACCACACTTCCCAGGGTGGGTCCCATCCTCGTGGTGTGGGTGGGACCATCTGGCAGCCCCCGCCCGTAAGCTCCGCCCCGACAGCAAAGCCACTGGGCGCCCTCCCCGCTCCCCGCTCCCCGCTCCGGGCCTGATCTAGGACGTGCGGAGCTCTGGGCCATCTTCCCGCTCAGTGTGCCTCTCCCACGTGCTTCCCGTGAACCCGGACCCCCAggcccacctgcctgcctggccTCTCCACCCACATGGTGAGCGGGCATCCCAGATTTCACGTGTCCAGACCAAACTTCTGATTTCCCAcgtgcccccagcccagcccactcCTCCCTCGTGTCCCCATCTCAGGAAATGGCGTCGCCATCCGCCGAGCACAGAGCCCGGGACCGTGCCCGTCCGCTCTGTTTAACGCGCACGCCACGTCCACCTGACGGCACGTCCCGACGTGTCACCTGGCGGCGTGTCCTGACAGCGCTGCCTCCGAGACATGTCCCAACCCGAGGAGGCCGAGTCTCGTCCCGCCCCCGTCACATCCTGCCTAGACCAGCAACGGTCCCCCGACGGGGCTCCGCCCGCACCCTCCTGGCCACGGTCACCCAACCACACGGTGCGGGCCGCCCCACCTCACTGCCTCGCAGGCGCTCGGCCAGGCAGACAAGGAGCGCGAGcaagagcagggggtgggggtccccCGAGGGACTTCCGAGTCCAGTACGACCTCAGTAGCTGCCACAGCCTGGGCAGCCTCTCTCGCGCGCAAATCTCGGCCGTGGCGCCTCGTCCTACCGGGCACCACGCCGTCGGGCACGGGCCCAGAAAGCCGAGGCCCCCTTGGGACGACGAGGCGGAGCTCTCGGGGACGGTCGGCACCGGACGTCTTCAGAAGAGCGCGGACCGGCCTTGCGGCCTCAGAGGGGCTCCCTTCCGCGCTTCCTGCCACGGCACGAGGCCCGTGAGTCACCGGGCACAGGTGAGGGTCACGCTGCGGCCTCGTGTCAAACCCTTGTCTTACCAACCTTCAGAGCCAGGGGCCGAAAGTCAACAGTGCCTTGCCTTGGGGTTTGCCGGAACGAACCGCGCTTCGGCGAGGTTTTGGTGCACACGGTCCAtttgacttgtgtgtgtgtgtgtgtgtgtgtgtgcatgtgtgctcacGCACCTGTCACGCAGAATGTCCCACAGTGACCGCTCGTGATCGTACGTTCACTGGCAGTGACCACATCCACGCTCTCGCGCCACCATCCCCACCGCCCGCCCCCCGAACGCTTTCATCGTCCCGTGCGACGATCACTCTGAGCCGCTAAATGAtagctccccgcccccacccgggcCCCGGCAGCCACCATGCCCCCCCCTCCGTCCCCGTGAGTGAGCGGCGCTAGCCCGCCTCGTGTACGTGAACTGCGGCTCACGTCCCCGAGCGCGGTGTCCTCGAGGTTCATCCGGGCCGTCTCCTGTGTCACAACCTCCTTCCCTTTCAAGGCTACGCGGTATTTCATCCCGTGTGTAAACCACACTTTGTGGCTCCCCTGGCTTGTCGGTGCACGGCACCTCGCGTGCGTCTTCTGGCCGTAGCGGGAGCCGCTGGAGTGCACGTGGGTGTGCACATGGATATCTGCCGAGTCCCTGCTGGCGTTCTTTCGGACCCACGCCCGTCAGCGGAGCTGCGGGCTCACGTCCATCTGAGGCCGTGAAGGACGTACTGGTTgcgagggaaggagaaagggggacGGAAACGAGGTCTTGTTACCGAGAGTCGCTGAAGGCAGGCTTTGGTTTCGGGATTGCTCCCCCTCCGCTCACACACGCCTCGGGGCACACGCTCACGtgctcccacacatgcacacacacgcacacctacacatcacacactcacactcacacacacacacacatatacacgcacGCTCAATActcgcacacacacgtgcacacgatgcacccacaccacacacacacgtgcttaCGCATCACGCTTACACTCGCTCACATGCACGTATACACGCACACGCTCGTGCTCACACATACATGCACTTACGCatcacactgacacacacacacacacacacacacacacccctgcactaacacacacacagcccctgtGAACGTGCTGGAGCCTGACTGTGAACCAACCGACTGTAAGAGGAAAATGCCCGTGACCAGAACGTCGGCAACAACCTCACAAACAGTCACGGGCGACCCCTGCTGGTGCTGCCGCCTGGGACCCGAGGGGACCTGAGGCACAAGCCAGGCCGTGAGGACACTGGGATGGAGGGATTGACGGTGTCTGGACTTTGCCAACTTCTCCGTGACTGCGCTGTCCTCGATCCCTGTGACCCCACTCCGTGATCCTTGTGACCTCTATGTCCACGATCCCTGTGACCTCACCGCCCCGATCTTGGCCGTGGGAGGGGAGCCCCACGAACTGCTGTGGTTGATCCTCAAACTAAGGATGAAATACTGAGGGCCGTTGGACGCGTGGACGCCCTCACCAGGCCCAggctcctgcctgcccctccGTGCACGCCcgggctccccgccccccgcccccgttcaCACCCTCACCGGGCCGGCACATTCCggcacagcccccccccccccccccccccccggacgcTGCTCCAGTGGCAAGAAAGGCCAAGAGTCACTCCCATCAGGCCCTTCATGCCCAAAGGCTTCTGGAACGCTGTGTCCCTCACTCCCCACGTGGTGGGGACTCCCTGCGCCCTGGCCTGAGTCAGAAGCCACCATCGTGTCACCAGTGACCGGATCCGTAAAGGAGACTGGACGTCCCCCCTTCACAGAGGCACCTGCCGCCTCCAGCAGGGACACGACCCGGCAGAGAGAGGGGCCCGGGCTGCAGTGACGTCCCGCCTGCTTGGGAACATGACCCCAGTCTCTCAGGGAAGCACAGGTGATTCTCAGCAGGAGGACCCCCTGTCGATGCGAGGGGCTCCCCCACGCTCTAAGGACTGGGGGTGCCCCCGAGTTCCCCCgacaccttcctccctcccagcgGCACACGGCAGCTCAGGGTCCTGACCGCCCGGAGGGAACGCTCGGACCCGGACGTAGGCCCGGCGCAAGCTCGGGCTTCCTGGGccccttttcctctctggacCTGTCTTTCCACCTGTAACCCCCTCCCCACGTGGACCAGAAGAACATTTCCAGATCTTCTCCCAGCTCCCCAAAGACGcggagagccagcaggggaaggacagagagggagggggagagagagaatcccaggcaggttcctcggggtcagcgcagagcccgacgtggggctcagtcccacgaaccttgagatggTGACgggagccggacgcttaactgactgagccccccgggcgcccctcccctcAGGACTGCTTCCACTTCAGCAAAGGGAACGCGAGGTGCGGAGCAAGACGGAACGAGAGGGGCAACGGGTCAGACGCTAGCGACGAGTCGGGGGCGCCCGCGGCCGTCCACACTGCCCCATCTTGCAGGTACGAAAATTCCTCCCGGGCACGAGGGTTTTGTTGACAACAGAAGCTCGGTTGCATGGAGTATCTTCGTGACCTCGTTCGAATCGTTCTAATGAAGGTGACTTCCAAAGGAAACCCCCTCCTCTGTCACCCCCGGAGCCCCTGCCTCCGCGCCTGCCACAGACAGCTTCTGACGCCGCGCCGGCATTAGAAAAGCTCGGGGGAGGGGGGTTTCCAGAACCTTCTCTTCCCACTTCCCATTTCTCGAGTCATTTGAACTATCACGTATGTAAAGAAAAATGTCACGGGAGGGGAAAACACAAGCTCTCGGGGCCTGGAGGAGGGAAAGCCCAGTCCCCGGAGTTGAGCCCCCCTCTTGGCACTTGGTCCTGGGACGGAGGGGCTGGTGGTCAGAGCTACGTCCCCGTGTCATTATGGGGACCGTGCCCGGTGGCCCCGAGGAAGCACCAGGGCTCCGGAAAGTGGTCTGGAGGCCACGTGGCCTGTGCTGCCTCCTTACTGCTTGAGAGCTGCTCACCAGTACAGGGCCACCTGCTCAGGGGTCCCCCCACCACAGGGAGCTTGGGGCCACTGGCGTGGACCCTCTAGGGGAGATGCCTGCACCCCTCTTCCCACAAGTAGAGGGGCCGGCAGGATACAGGGACTCAGAACCCCAGACAGAGGGGCCCggtcccagcccctgccctctctggccccgtcccctccctgccagcctgcTGGCTCCCGCCCACACCAGTGAGGGCTTGTACCCCGAGGGCTTGTGCTGGTGCGCACGGCCGGCCCGTGGGTCCCCAGCACAGGACCGCAGGCCGCCTGCCCGGGGCCCCTCCAGGCTCCGGACGGCAAGTGCAGGAGGGAAAGCCGCCGGGGTCACCGGCAGCGAGAGCGCCAGCTCCGGCTTTGTCACGTTTCCCCGGCCGTGAGTTTGAAGCAACGAAAGCCAAGCACGCAGACCTGGGCCATGTGGGTTTTTAACGGGCCCAGAAGGAGGCCCTCCCGGGTAGGACTGCGGGCCTCGCAGGAGCGGGTGCCAGGGGCAGAGGAGAGTCAGGTGCTGGCCCCAGGGACGTCCCAGGCAGGGATGCgggcgagacagagagagaagccaccggaaaacaaaacagacaacagGGACTGTCAAGGACTCTGAGGGGATACAGGCATGTTTGAGGGAAACGGTATTCGCTGCACCCCCGCGTGGCCGGCAGTAAGAGGTACACCTCCTGTCACCTCCTGTCACCTCGGTGTCACGGTGTCCCCTGGTGTCCAACACCCAGGACTCGACAGGCCTCACAGCCGACGCAGCAGCGTCGGAATTAAAATCCAGGACCGTCTGACTCCAAAACGCACAGGTGAGATGCTGTTTAGGCTCTTTTTCAATTCACACGTGGACACGAGTCATGCAAACATTTGTCAGCTCTGTTCACCGCGACCCACGGGCAGCGTTTCGGCGTCACCGCTGACCGTGGTCACGGGGGCTCCCGAAGGGCACCCGTCGCCCAGGACGACATGCCTCGGGGCCCCCAGTGGGACGCAGCAGAAGCAGGAAGCCCTCCGTCTGGCACCTGCTGTCGGGCCGAGAGGCTGACGCTCAGACAGACTGCTGGGCTGGGCGAGGCCGCTGGTGGGTGGCAGAGGCGTCCCCTCCCTCTGCGGCCGCCGTGCACCCCGCCAACGCCCCTCGTGGGTGAGGGACCCCCTCGCCTGCGACGCCTCCTGTGAAGCTCGGAAGTTCCCACGGGGAAGACCCGCCTTCGGGTCGCTCACGGCAGTGATAGTGACGGGACGGTGTGCCGTGTGCGGACAGACGGGGACACGGGCTGGGCTGGAAAGCCTCCCAGATGAGACGGTGACGGAGCTGACACTCCAGGCTGTGTGGAATTTGCCCAGAGAGACAGCCAGGCGGAGAGCTGGGCCCGGGGACGGGCAAGGTGCGGGGGCTGCGAGCAGCTCGGCAGAAACCAGCGTCCCGCAGCCGGGGACCGAGGCAAGACCTTATCCTGTGGGCAGGGGGCTTGAAGCAAGGCACCCGCGCAGTCACATCTGCGTTCTGGAAAGAACATTCCGGAAGCAGGGGCGAGTCCGGGCGGGAGAAGACCAGTGTGATGGAGGTGGGGTAGGATGTGCCCGTAGCCGGTGACACACGCTCGGGACCCAGACAAGGCGGAGACCACTGGGTGGAGAGGAGCAGGCGGTGGACGAGAGGACTCAGGGAGCAGAGGCACAGTGGCCAGTGGCAAGGGCATCGGGACACTGGAGGGTCACGTGGGTCAGGGACACTCGTGCTGCAGTGACACCCAAGAAAGGAGGGCACGTTTGGTGGGGAGGAGCAGGTCTGCCTGGGGCACGGCGCGGGTGACGCGCGGACGGGACACGCACGGGGGGCAAGCCGGTGGGTCCGCGGCTCAGGAGAGACGTTGCGGCTGGACATCGGGACGCAAGGATTTGGGGGTCATTAGCGCACGTCCAGTTCCAGGGTCCTGGGAGCCGCTGAAGTCACCCAGGGAGAAGGGGCTAGAGAAGCGGCGGGGGCGGTGCCCACGGGAGCGTGACGCCATCCGTGAGCTTGCGGAGCCCACGCAAGACCGAGAAGGCGCAGAAACCAGGGGCGACTCACGGACTCTCCGGGGTACCTGAGGGCTTCCCGAGGGCAGCCGGGCACCGAGCTCCAGGGGGGACCCTGCTTCATGCGCGCTCTTTCCCGAGGTCTCCTTCCCCTACCTGCCCCGCACCCCCGGCCTCCTTCGGTGGCGCGGCCCCCAGGGGGTGCAAACCTCCAGCAGAGCGACAGCTCACAGGGTGGGTGTCTCTGCGGAGAAGGTGCTAAGAAGAAACCAGCCGAGAAACTTCACTTAAAGACAATCCGGGGACGGATCACTATGTGCTTTTGGCGGATTACCGCCCGACTGGCATTTAAACAACGAAAcccctttccctcctgcctccttaaACAGTAACAAAATGGTTCTCGGTGCTGACGGCCGTAAAGGACATAAAGTAAAAAGGCAGTTGGGGAGGAACCCTCGCAAAAAGGATAGTCATCCACGGATGTACAGCGaagatgaaatgatttttaaggCCCTATTTGATTAAGAGATTTCCAATGGAAGGGCACACTTTTATATAAagatttataggggcgcctgggtggcgcagtcggttaagcgtccgacttcagccaggtcacgatctcgcggtccgtgagttcgagccccgcgtcgggctctgggctgacggctcagagcctggagcctgtttccgattctgtgtctccctctctctctgcccctcccccgttcatgctctgtctctctctgtcccaaaaataaataaacgttgaaaaaaaaaattaaaaaaaaaaaaacaaaaaaacgttttataggggcgcctgggtggcgcagtcggttaagcgtccgacttcagccaggtcacgatctcgccgtccgtgggttcgagcgccgcgtcgggctctgggctgacggctcagagcctggagcctgtttccgattctgtgtctccctctctctctgcccctcccccgttcatgctctgtctctctctgtcccaaaaatagataaaaaacattgaaaaaaaaattaaaaaaaaaataaagatttatagtATGTTCACGTTATTTTGGGTGCTAGTAATTGTAATAAGGAACACAAAAGAGGTTTTCAACACTTCGGATCCCGGAGTTGCAAGACATGCAAGAAGTCAAGCGTTTCAGTGGTTTTGTTGCTGACCTCTCCGTCAGAGGGTCTCAGAGCAAAGTAGAGGAAGGAAGCCAGGCCAGAACAGGGCGCAGGGCACGGGTGGGTGGTGCAGGGCGTGGGCAGGTAGGCGGGCCGGgcacagggggcgggggggaacgTTCAGGGTTCGGACGGAGCACAGGAAACGGCGTCAACATGTGACGCCCCCACAGGAGAAAGGTCACCCGGGAGCTGAACGGGACACACGGATGTCCACAGCGGCCCAAGTGGGGACCATCGTGGGATGCCGGGTGGACCAGCTGCCAGCCTCTGCGCCCATTTCGTAGACGGGGGAGCTGAGGCCCCGAGAGGTGTCCCGCCTGAGCTCAGCGCTCCTCTCCCTGTGCCGCCCACTCCTCACAAGCACAACCACTAACTCACAGGGCTGCGGCCTCGCGCCTGGCTTGAAACCGGCCGGACCGACAAGGGGGACGAAATGCGGGTCAGCGGTGGTCATCAGGGCCGTGGGGTGTCGGAGGGGCGCCGCCGGCCGGTTCGCTCCAGCTGAGCCCGCGGCTCAGCGTGACCTGGGGCTGGGCCTTCCTCCCGTCCGGCCTCTGGACTTGCTGCGGGAGAGGTGGTGAGCCGGGGACCCCCTTGAGGTCCGGGGAGCTGAGGGATGGGGCTCTCTGctcccagcacccccacctcCGTCAGAGCACCTCTCCTTGTCTGTGCCTGCTGGGCTGGGTGCCGCGAAAGGGTTCCTTCGAAAAAAGTGTTTtgtcacttaaaaagaaaagccgACCTAGAACGTAGTGACCCCCCTGCTTTTCCTGTTCTGCTGCTATTTGTTCTGCCTGAAGGATTCACGAGTTCAGTTCACTGAACACTTACTGAACACACGCCGCATGATGACAGTCTCTCTAAACACAGAGATAAGCCCGATGTGTCCCTCTCCTCAGTGGGCTTAAAATCCGGCAGGGGAACTGCacgtgggaatgcaagctggtgcagccgctctggaaaacagtgtggaggttcctcaaaagctaaaactagaactaccctacgacccagcaacggcactactaggcatttatccacaggatacaggtgtgctgtttcgaagggactcatgcacccccgtgtttatagcagcgctatcgacaacagccaaagtatggaaagagcccagatgtccatcgatggatgaatggataaagaagatgtggtatctgtataccacggagtattactcggcagtcgaaaagaatgaaatcttgccatttgcaaccacgtggatggaactggagggtattacgctaagtgaaattagtcagagaaagacaaaaatcatgacttcactcatatgaggactttacaagacaaaacagatgaacgtaagggaagggaaaaaataatataaaaacagggagagggacaaaacagaagagactcttaaatacggagaacaaacagagacttactggagggggtgtgggaggggggatgggctaaacgggggaggggcattaagtaggacactggttgggatgagcactgggtgttatacgtaggaGAAAAATCActggcatctactcctgaaatcattattgtactacatgctagctaacttggatgtaaattaaaaactaaatctaGCCCGGGAGACAGTATGAGAAGGGATGATTATGCAGATCATGAAGTAGGGAAGGACTTTaaagaggaggtgacatttgagctgggctTTGCAGACTACATAGGAGTTGGAGCTCCATGCCCAGCGATGGTGCACTGAACGACCCACCAAAGCCGACTTGTTGTGAACACTGGctctgtgggggcagggaggtgaggAGGCAGGAGCCACGACTGGGCCCAGATACAAGATGGGGACAAAACCGGGGAGTCTAAGCATTTGGGGCCGTTTCTCGCAGGGCAGCATTTACCCTTCTGTCCTGTCTCAGGACAGCGGAGAGGCTAAGAGTCACTGTGATATCCACACGCGGTGTGAAGCTGGGCTCACCCCGGGAGTTCAGAGTCGGTTTAATGTTTCTAAAATCATTCAGAATATTTTCCCAAACGGACGTAATAAAAGGAGCAGTTGTGCGATCAAGTCAGTCAATGCAGGAGAACCTGTGATAAAATGCAGTATCCATTCTGGATGTTCTGAAAAGTAAGCTAATAATAGAAGGGAAGCTCCTTGCTCTGATGTAGAGCGTCGACACAAATAGCCCCGGCGGACGCGGGATGATGCCAGGACCTGCACTTCCGCCCCACGTATACGCTCAAAACAAGTGGGACGGGTGTCCAGACAAAACCGTGGTGCGCCCAGCAGCCAAAAGGTGGAGTCACGGCAAACGTCCATCAGCTGAGGCGCGAGCAGGAGAAACGTGGTCTCTCCAAACGGTGGGGCGTCATTCGGCCATCTGAAGGAAGGGGGCACGACATACCCACACGGCGACCCTGGGAAACACGGAGCCTTCCGGGCGGAGAGCAAGAAAGCAGGTGGGGTGGGCCACGTAGCATGTGACTGCCGGGCGTTGGGGGAGGGAGCATAGTGGCGGCCGCCTGTTGGGGAGGAGTCTCCACGAGGGGTGGTGAGGTGTCTGGAATTGAGTCCTGGTGACGGGCGCAGGGCACTGCGGAAGCACGGAGCGCGCTAAGGTGTAAGTTTTGTTAGGTGCATTTTACCACACAAAAGTTAGCGTGACCAAATGTGGGTGAGAAGGGGGAACGGCTGGGATTGTGTGTCGCTGGCCAGACTGTAACACGgcgtagccgctctggaaagcaagCTGGGCGCTTTCCTCCGACGGAAGAGTGCACAGGACTCGCGTTCCCACTCCGCCGTGTGCACTCAAGAGGAACGACGGCGTGTTTCCGCGAAGTTTCGTAAAGAACATTCACAGCGGCTTTTTTCATGACGGCCCCAAACCAGACACGGCGCAGGGGTCCTACTGAATAAAAAGACCGGAGTCCACAGACCCATGGAGTACCGATCAGGGATACAAAAGGATGGTCGGCTGATCGAgttaacaacatggatggatggcAAAAACATTAAGTGAACAAAGCCTTCCAGGAAAGGGAAATGCCATATCATCCAATGCACAGTTTTCACTGTAAAAAACAACAACGGAAAAATTGTCTCAGAAGAGCAGAAGTACAGAGTGATGGTAACACTGGGGTGACAGCAGTGGGATCTGGGTTACTACACATTGGTCGAAATTGAGCACAGGTGCACATGTCAGGAGGAATCTCGTGTGCACTTGACCGTCTGTAAATTCTACGTCGAAAGGAAAAACTCTAAGCAAACACTGAATTCTAGTTCATAACATGCAAGCTGCACCATAGGGAAGGAGTGCACTGGGGTCTCCAGTCTGCTGGAAATAAAATGGGTTCGTCGTAGCCAGAGGGACAAGACGGACAGCTGCGTGACAAAGTTAACAACAGCACGCACACGCTTGCTCCCGTTTCCCTTAAAATGCTCTCGATTCTGTGTACGCTTGggatttttcataataaaatgttaggaGGGAAAATCCtctgacccagcaactccacccAAAGCATTTacgaaggaaaaatgaaaacgtGTATCCACAAAAAGGCCTTCCGCAAGGCCA
This region of Lynx canadensis isolate LIC74 chromosome B3, mLynCan4.pri.v2, whole genome shotgun sequence genomic DNA includes:
- the LOC115515415 gene encoding uncharacterized protein LOC115515415; this translates as MSQPEEAESRPAPVTSCLDQQRSPDGAPPAPSWPRSPNHTVRAAPPHCLAGARPGRQGARARAGGGGPPRDFRVQYDLSSCHSLGSLSRAQISAVAPRPTGHHAVGHGPRKPRPPWDDEAELSGTVGTGRLQKSADRPCGLRGAPFRASCHGTRPVSHRAQDCFHFSKGNARCGARRNERGNGSDASDESGAPAAVHTAPSCRYENSSRARGFC